Proteins encoded within one genomic window of Methanosarcina barkeri str. Wiesmoor:
- a CDS encoding cobyric acid synthase: protein MEKKSVLILGTASHVGKSSVVTAICRILSREYRVAPFKAQNMSLNSWITKDGKEIGIAQAIQAKAAGTEPTADMNPVLLKPKGDCVSQIILLGEPYADRSAGKYYESIAEMNEVLEGALKRLCNEHDIIVMEGAGGAAEINLYERDIVNIGTARLTQAPIILVGDIERGGVFASLYGTVALLPEDVRKNVKGFIINKFRGDLEILKPGLKQLEEKTGIPVLGVLPYFKLNIPSEDSVSLEDKEAEKNEKEIEIAVIRLPRISNFTDFEPLERSAKIRYVELDEDLGTPDAIMIPGTKNTVNDLLDLKASGMAEKIQAFKGKIPIFGICGGYQMLGKTIYDSGVENGVEAEFEGLGLLDIGTKFGEYKKRTIQVTKKVSAYGPILAPIDGEEIKGYEIHMGITDSCRNIFGNDGAIDKAGLVIGTYLHGLFDNKNIRDALMQYLYEKKGLEYIPENSMTESDAYEELANVVEQNLDMEKFYEIIGI, encoded by the coding sequence ATGGAAAAGAAAAGCGTCTTGATCCTGGGAACTGCTTCCCATGTTGGGAAAAGTTCAGTCGTGACTGCCATATGCAGAATCCTTTCAAGAGAATACAGGGTTGCCCCCTTCAAGGCTCAGAACATGAGCCTGAATTCCTGGATTACAAAGGATGGAAAGGAAATAGGAATTGCTCAGGCAATCCAGGCAAAAGCCGCAGGCACTGAGCCCACTGCTGATATGAACCCTGTTCTTCTAAAACCCAAAGGAGACTGCGTTTCCCAGATAATCCTGTTGGGAGAACCTTATGCCGACAGGAGTGCAGGTAAGTACTACGAATCCATTGCGGAAATGAATGAAGTCCTTGAAGGGGCTCTCAAAAGGCTCTGCAACGAACATGATATCATTGTCATGGAAGGAGCTGGAGGGGCTGCCGAGATTAACCTCTACGAAAGGGATATTGTAAATATTGGTACTGCAAGGCTCACACAGGCTCCCATAATCCTTGTTGGAGACATAGAGAGAGGAGGTGTTTTTGCAAGCCTCTACGGCACAGTTGCACTTCTTCCAGAAGATGTGAGGAAAAATGTCAAGGGATTTATTATAAACAAATTCAGAGGCGACCTGGAAATTCTGAAGCCAGGCCTGAAACAGCTTGAAGAAAAAACCGGCATTCCGGTACTTGGAGTACTTCCTTATTTCAAGCTTAACATTCCTTCTGAGGACTCGGTTTCACTTGAGGATAAAGAAGCCGAAAAAAACGAAAAAGAAATCGAAATCGCAGTCATCCGCCTGCCAAGAATCTCGAACTTTACGGACTTCGAGCCCCTGGAAAGATCTGCTAAAATCCGCTATGTAGAACTTGATGAAGACCTCGGAACTCCAGACGCGATCATGATTCCGGGCACGAAGAACACGGTTAATGACCTTCTCGACCTTAAAGCAAGTGGTATGGCCGAGAAAATCCAGGCATTTAAGGGAAAAATCCCGATTTTCGGGATCTGCGGCGGCTACCAGATGCTCGGTAAGACAATTTATGATTCCGGAGTTGAAAACGGAGTCGAAGCCGAATTTGAAGGCCTTGGCCTTCTGGATATAGGGACAAAGTTCGGAGAATACAAAAAGAGAACAATCCAGGTCACGAAAAAGGTGAGTGCTTACGGCCCGATACTTGCTCCAATAGACGGAGAGGAAATAAAAGGATATGAAATCCATATGGGCATAACCGACTCTTGCCGCAATATCTTTGGAAATGACGGTGCAATCGATAAGGCAGGCCTGGTAATTGGGACTTACCTGCATGGGCTATTTGATAATAAAAATATAAGAGACGCCCTTATGCAATACCTCTACGAGAAAAAAGGACTTGAGTATATCCCTGAAAACTCCATGACCGAAAGTGATGCCTATGAAGAACTGGCAAATGTAGTCGAGCAGAACCTGGACATGGAAAAATTCTATGAAATAATAGGGATCTGA
- a CDS encoding AMP phosphorylase produces the protein MQLKLEHFNIKIGQHKILLNIADAKELGVNPGDRVRIRGRESISAIADTTDDMVPPGTLGVFSEVYEHFVNWDKPVEVVPAFRSKSASVIKKMMDKKPVVQEEIKTLVNDIVEENLSEIELSAFITSSYIHGMTDDEVEWLTRAMIESGDTIEFDTHPIMDKHSIGGVPGNKISLLVVPIIAANGLLIPKTSSRAITGAGGTADLMEVLCPVEFSSQEVKEITEKVGGALVWGGATNIAPADDKLIRVEYPLSIDPYYQMLASIMAKKGAIGADNVVMDIPVGPSTKVPTVQEGQKLARDLINLGHRLGMNVECAITYGSSPIGRKVGPSLEVREALKVLESMEGPNSLIEKSAALAGILLEMGGAAPRDRGKEIALETLRSGKALEKMKQIIEAQGGDPKITSADIQVGQYTADILASADGYVIEFDNKWIIEIARLAGAPNDKGAGVAIHKKMGESVKKGDPILTIYAEKEFKLETALATAQRTNPIVVEGMLLKRIPGTYGFQ, from the coding sequence ATGCAATTGAAGTTAGAACATTTTAACATAAAAATAGGGCAGCACAAGATATTACTAAATATTGCCGATGCAAAGGAACTGGGGGTTAACCCAGGCGATAGGGTCCGTATTCGTGGGCGTGAAAGTATTTCTGCAATTGCGGATACAACGGATGATATGGTTCCTCCAGGCACGCTGGGCGTTTTTTCCGAGGTATATGAGCACTTTGTGAACTGGGATAAACCGGTCGAAGTTGTTCCGGCATTCCGTTCTAAATCCGCATCCGTGATCAAGAAAATGATGGATAAAAAACCTGTTGTGCAGGAAGAAATTAAAACACTCGTAAACGATATAGTGGAAGAAAATCTCAGTGAAATCGAACTTTCGGCATTTATAACATCTTCTTATATTCACGGAATGACCGATGATGAGGTCGAATGGCTTACAAGAGCTATGATTGAGAGCGGAGACACGATTGAGTTTGACACTCATCCTATAATGGACAAACACTCGATAGGAGGAGTGCCCGGAAACAAGATCTCCCTCCTTGTTGTTCCTATTATCGCTGCAAACGGGCTTCTTATTCCGAAGACGAGTTCAAGGGCGATTACAGGGGCAGGTGGAACTGCTGACCTTATGGAAGTGCTCTGTCCGGTAGAGTTCAGTTCCCAAGAAGTCAAAGAGATAACTGAAAAAGTCGGGGGCGCTCTTGTCTGGGGCGGAGCCACAAATATAGCGCCTGCCGATGACAAGCTCATAAGGGTTGAATACCCTCTCTCCATTGATCCTTACTACCAGATGCTCGCCTCGATTATGGCAAAAAAAGGAGCTATCGGGGCCGACAATGTGGTAATGGACATTCCGGTTGGGCCGAGCACAAAAGTTCCAACTGTTCAGGAAGGGCAAAAACTTGCAAGAGACCTGATTAACCTTGGGCACAGGCTTGGAATGAACGTTGAATGTGCAATCACCTATGGTTCGTCTCCTATTGGAAGAAAAGTAGGACCTTCACTGGAAGTCAGGGAAGCTCTGAAGGTACTGGAAAGTATGGAAGGTCCGAACAGCCTTATTGAAAAGAGTGCGGCTCTGGCAGGTATCCTGCTTGAGATGGGGGGTGCGGCTCCAAGGGACCGTGGAAAAGAGATTGCACTGGAAACACTAAGGAGCGGAAAAGCCCTTGAGAAGATGAAACAGATTATTGAAGCCCAGGGCGGTGATCCGAAGATTACCTCGGCTGACATCCAGGTAGGGCAATATACTGCCGATATTCTCGCTTCTGCGGACGGATATGTCATCGAGTTTGACAATAAGTGGATAATTGAAATTGCCAGGCTGGCAGGAGCTCCTAATGATAAAGGAGCCGGGGTCGCTATTCACAAGAAAATGGGAGAATCCGTTAAGAAGGGAGATCCTATCCTTACGATCTATGCTGAAAAAGAGTTCAAACTAGAGACCGCATTGGCAACAGCCCAGAGAACAAACCCGATAGTTGTTGAGGGCATGCTTCTTAAGAGAATTCCCGGAACCTACGGGTTCCAGTAA
- a CDS encoding tRNA (cytidine(56)-2'-O)-methyltransferase, producing MKRIVLLRLGHRPERDKRITTHVGLTARLLGAEGMLLASNDPGIIATLEDVVSRWGGNFYIKNNVNYKQEIKEWKAAGGKVCHLSMYGINLPDVTDELKSCDKLMIVVGAEKVPPEIYQLADWNVAVGSQPHSEVAAVAITLDRIADGEPLKREFQNAELTIVPAERGKQVIENLRD from the coding sequence ATGAAAAGAATTGTTTTGCTGCGTCTGGGGCATCGCCCTGAGAGGGATAAAAGAATCACAACCCATGTGGGCTTAACCGCCCGGTTGCTCGGTGCAGAAGGTATGCTCCTCGCCTCAAATGACCCCGGAATAATAGCAACTCTTGAGGATGTTGTCAGCCGTTGGGGCGGAAATTTCTATATTAAGAATAATGTCAATTATAAGCAGGAAATCAAGGAATGGAAAGCTGCCGGTGGAAAAGTCTGCCATCTTTCAATGTATGGGATCAATCTGCCCGATGTCACGGACGAGCTTAAAAGCTGTGATAAGCTTATGATTGTGGTAGGAGCAGAAAAGGTACCTCCGGAAATTTATCAGCTTGCAGACTGGAATGTTGCAGTTGGAAGCCAGCCCCATTCCGAGGTTGCAGCGGTTGCAATTACTCTGGACAGGATTGCAGACGGCGAGCCACTTAAAAGAGAATTCCAAAATGCTGAGCTGACAATTGTACCAGCAGAAAGGGGTAAGCAGGTTATAGAAAATCTTAGGGATTAA
- a CDS encoding NAD(P)/FAD-dependent oxidoreductase: MKKYDVVVVGAGISGLLAALTLSKHGKKVLVLEKNQHIGGNCNSYMVDGYQVDTGVHAITHLIEGPLKRLMDNYFDFLPVFEDYGHYYIRTENAFVKVPSTLKDFVTFEVLPRKDRLILSQTLTKAFTLSSFGIDLSDRAVYEFLPKSLSKDTYDFVDTISISLSGKPMKETSAQRILYGSNFVRDSITQEQFDAMIGKLEPKKPQSTESILASILPYHLHASLQARMTRVTQPFTSLERLATNDLNDSQGYPRKGLKALLNAILYSLPETVEIKTECEVKSILIQDGKVSGVEADEIYISDLVIYTGFATELPRLIKDLPTEYVKDLKGIVHSKSLTIWLGLEKEFPNFNYTGSEIWFKDFAYWASPISNYDQSLAPKDKQLIGFSFVINESKSEEQETKKAYDTIFRAHPNIEKYIDMQHEQTMIPEKAAVAINGKFAEIRTPVRNLYVAGTDTDKRSMGITRAAYSIIELLKILYEDKNLH, translated from the coding sequence ATGAAAAAGTATGACGTAGTTGTTGTCGGGGCAGGCATAAGTGGGCTTTTAGCAGCTTTAACGCTTTCTAAACACGGAAAAAAAGTCCTTGTTCTTGAAAAAAATCAGCATATTGGAGGAAATTGCAATAGTTACATGGTAGATGGCTATCAGGTCGATACAGGAGTACACGCGATTACCCATCTGATTGAAGGACCTCTGAAGAGGTTGATGGATAACTACTTTGATTTTTTGCCTGTATTTGAGGACTATGGGCATTACTACATTCGGACTGAAAACGCTTTTGTCAAAGTTCCTTCAACCCTAAAAGACTTCGTGACTTTTGAAGTACTTCCAAGAAAAGACAGGCTTATACTCTCTCAGACTCTCACTAAAGCTTTTACTCTTTCCTCATTTGGCATAGACCTTTCAGATCGGGCAGTGTATGAGTTTCTGCCAAAAAGTCTTTCAAAGGATACCTACGATTTTGTGGACACAATATCCATTTCCCTTTCTGGGAAACCTATGAAAGAAACCTCAGCTCAGCGTATCCTGTACGGCAGCAATTTTGTCAGGGATAGCATTACCCAGGAACAGTTTGATGCCATGATAGGGAAACTGGAACCGAAAAAACCCCAGTCTACAGAATCTATCCTTGCCTCAATCCTTCCGTATCATCTCCATGCTTCTCTTCAAGCAAGAATGACCAGGGTTACTCAGCCGTTTACATCTCTGGAAAGACTTGCAACAAATGATTTGAACGACTCTCAGGGTTATCCCAGAAAGGGGTTAAAAGCCCTGCTCAACGCCATCCTTTATTCCCTGCCCGAAACTGTTGAGATCAAAACGGAATGTGAAGTTAAATCCATTCTTATACAGGACGGAAAGGTTTCAGGTGTGGAAGCCGATGAAATTTATATCTCTGACCTTGTTATCTACACGGGTTTTGCAACCGAGCTTCCCAGGCTTATAAAAGATCTTCCTACAGAGTATGTTAAAGACCTCAAGGGAATTGTCCATAGTAAAAGCTTGACCATCTGGCTTGGGCTGGAAAAAGAGTTTCCCAATTTTAATTACACAGGCTCAGAGATCTGGTTCAAGGATTTCGCCTACTGGGCATCTCCTATAAGCAATTACGATCAATCACTTGCTCCAAAGGATAAGCAGCTTATAGGCTTTTCCTTTGTGATCAATGAAAGTAAAAGTGAAGAACAGGAGACAAAAAAGGCCTATGATACGATTTTCCGTGCCCATCCAAACATCGAGAAATATATAGATATGCAGCACGAACAAACAATGATTCCAGAAAAGGCTGCGGTCGCAATTAATGGAAAGTTTGCAGAGATTCGAACTCCTGTTCGGAACCTCTATGTAGCTGGCACCGATACTGACAAGCGCAGCATGGGAATTACACGGGCTGCATATTCGATTATTGAGCTCCTGAAGATTCTTTATGAAGATAAGAACCTTCATTAA
- a CDS encoding shikimate kinase codes for MNITLIGMAGAGKSTIGRALAKRLGYTFIDVDHLIRENTGMPLQTLIDKEGDSAFIRFEEEAILSLEQIDRSVISPGGSVIYSEKAMNHLKKISKIIFLDTAFRSIARRLPNARKRGIVGLRDRSLKELFEERKGFYQKYADFSIKLKGRENIQDIAEMIVEICFEESN; via the coding sequence ATGAACATCACATTAATTGGCATGGCAGGAGCAGGAAAAAGTACTATCGGAAGAGCCCTTGCAAAGCGCCTTGGCTATACTTTTATCGATGTGGATCACCTGATAAGGGAAAACACCGGAATGCCTCTCCAGACTCTGATTGATAAAGAAGGAGATTCGGCTTTTATCAGGTTTGAAGAAGAAGCCATTCTCAGTCTCGAGCAGATAGATAGGAGCGTTATTTCACCTGGTGGGAGTGTAATTTATTCCGAAAAAGCCATGAATCATTTGAAAAAAATCTCAAAAATAATCTTTCTGGATACTGCTTTTAGAAGCATTGCCAGAAGGCTTCCTAATGCAAGAAAAAGAGGCATAGTAGGACTCAGGGATAGGAGTTTGAAAGAACTTTTTGAAGAAAGGAAGGGCTTTTATCAGAAATATGCTGATTTTTCAATAAAGCTCAAAGGGAGAGAAAATATTCAGGACATCGCTGAAATGATTGTTGAGATATGTTTTGAAGAGAGTAACTGA
- a CDS encoding ACT domain-containing protein, with amino-acid sequence MTSSRFIITVIGSDRVGIVARITTVMASFNVNIVDITQTIMQGIFTMIMLAEAPQKNFDLAAFQEAMSAEGESLGVEVKVQHEDAFRFMHRI; translated from the coding sequence ATGACATCAAGTCGTTTCATAATTACGGTTATAGGCAGTGACCGGGTAGGAATTGTTGCCAGAATCACTACTGTGATGGCAAGTTTCAATGTAAATATTGTTGATATTACTCAGACTATCATGCAGGGTATATTCACCATGATTATGCTTGCAGAAGCTCCACAGAAGAATTTCGACCTTGCGGCTTTCCAGGAGGCTATGAGTGCCGAGGGGGAGAGCCTTGGAGTCGAGGTTAAGGTACAGCACGAAGACGCATTCCGCTTCATGCACAGGATCTGA
- a CDS encoding PFL family protein, with protein sequence MYINPKEILETIQMVRMEHLDIRTVTMGISLRDCSHPDIEVFNENIYEKITTRAKELVRTTNEIQSLYGIPIINKRISVTPIAVAAESCRAPDFVSIAKTMDEAAKDAQVDFIGGFSALVHKGATVGDLKLINSIPEALKSTEKVCSSINVATTKTGINMDAVGLMGSIIKKTADLTADRDGIGCAKLVVFANAPEDNPFMAGAFHGIGEPECVINVGVSGPGVVNAAIRELENPNLTEISETIKKTAFKITRMGEMVGREVSRRLGVEFGILDLSLAPTPAIGDSVAAILEAMGLERCGAHGTTAALALLNDAVKKGGAMASSSVGGLSGAFIPVSEDAGMIEAVRAGALNLEKLEAMTSVCSVGLDMIAVPGDTPASTLSAIIADEMAIGVINRKTTAVRVIPAPGKRVGDSVEFGGLLGNAPIMPLSNFSSETFVKRGGRIPAPIQSLTN encoded by the coding sequence ATGTATATAAACCCAAAAGAAATTCTGGAAACAATCCAGATGGTCAGGATGGAACATCTCGACATCAGAACCGTAACAATGGGTATCAGCCTGAGGGACTGCAGCCATCCTGATATTGAGGTTTTCAATGAGAATATTTATGAAAAGATAACCACCCGTGCAAAAGAACTTGTGCGTACAACAAATGAAATCCAGAGCCTTTACGGTATTCCGATAATCAATAAACGAATCTCAGTAACTCCAATTGCTGTGGCAGCCGAAAGTTGCAGGGCTCCTGATTTCGTTTCCATTGCAAAAACCATGGACGAAGCTGCAAAGGATGCACAGGTAGACTTTATAGGAGGTTTCAGTGCCCTTGTCCACAAAGGAGCAACTGTCGGGGATCTAAAACTTATCAATTCCATTCCTGAAGCCCTTAAAAGCACTGAAAAGGTCTGTTCGTCGATAAATGTTGCAACCACAAAAACAGGGATTAATATGGATGCAGTTGGCCTGATGGGCAGTATCATTAAAAAGACCGCGGATTTGACTGCGGATAGAGATGGGATAGGTTGTGCCAAGCTTGTGGTCTTTGCAAATGCCCCTGAAGACAATCCCTTTATGGCAGGAGCCTTTCACGGAATCGGTGAACCGGAGTGCGTTATCAACGTTGGGGTCAGTGGACCTGGTGTTGTGAATGCTGCAATTCGCGAGCTTGAAAACCCAAATCTTACGGAAATTTCGGAGACTATCAAAAAGACAGCCTTTAAAATAACTCGCATGGGTGAAATGGTTGGTAGGGAAGTTTCGCGAAGGCTTGGAGTCGAATTCGGGATTCTGGACCTTTCCCTGGCTCCGACGCCTGCAATTGGGGATAGTGTTGCTGCGATTCTTGAGGCAATGGGGCTTGAGCGCTGTGGAGCTCACGGAACGACTGCAGCCCTTGCCCTGCTGAATGATGCCGTAAAAAAAGGCGGAGCAATGGCTTCCTCCTCAGTAGGAGGCCTTAGTGGAGCTTTTATCCCTGTCAGTGAGGACGCAGGCATGATTGAAGCCGTCAGGGCCGGAGCCCTCAATCTGGAAAAGCTTGAAGCTATGACCAGCGTCTGCTCGGTCGGCCTTGATATGATCGCAGTTCCTGGTGATACTCCTGCTTCCACCCTTTCAGCTATTATCGCTGACGAGATGGCCATAGGAGTAATAAATAGAAAAACAACGGCAGTCAGAGTTATCCCAGCTCCTGGAAAAAGAGTTGGAGATTCCGTAGAATTCGGCGGCCTGCTTGGAAATGCCCCAATTATGCCGTTAAGTAATTTCAGTTCCGAGACTTTCGTAAAACGGGGGGGAAGAATCCCGGCTCCTATACAGTCACTTACAAACTGA
- a CDS encoding thiamine pyrophosphate-dependent enzyme, producing MIRTAPKTYVTSGHSACPGCCDAFAAKFTLMGAGPDSIVVNPTGCLEVTSTPFPLSSWQVPWIHSLFENGAAVASGIDAGLKALGKKKNTKIIVIAGDGATMDIGFGAISGAFERGHDFTYVCMDNEAYMNTGVQRSSGTPYDASTTTTPPGKFSFGNPRPKKNMPAIMAAHGSPYVATTSIGFPRDMIRKVKKATEVMGPTYIHAHAPCTTGWGFDTSKTLEIAKLAVETCLWPMYEMENGEITQVRKIKNPRPVEEYLRVQKRFKHLFTMVGGEDEIKKIQAMADWNIKHFGLQ from the coding sequence ATGATTAGAACTGCACCGAAAACGTATGTCACATCCGGGCACAGTGCCTGTCCGGGTTGTTGTGATGCTTTTGCTGCAAAATTTACACTCATGGGAGCAGGCCCTGACAGCATTGTTGTTAACCCTACTGGCTGTCTGGAAGTTACAAGTACGCCTTTTCCGCTGTCTTCATGGCAGGTTCCATGGATCCACTCCCTCTTTGAAAACGGGGCTGCAGTGGCTTCAGGGATCGACGCTGGCTTAAAAGCCCTTGGCAAAAAGAAAAATACTAAGATTATAGTTATTGCAGGCGATGGTGCTACTATGGATATAGGCTTTGGGGCTATTTCAGGTGCGTTTGAGCGGGGCCATGACTTTACCTATGTCTGTATGGACAACGAAGCCTATATGAACACTGGAGTCCAGCGCAGCAGTGGAACGCCCTATGATGCGAGCACAACGACTACTCCACCCGGAAAATTCTCCTTTGGAAACCCGCGTCCTAAGAAGAATATGCCTGCTATCATGGCAGCTCATGGCTCTCCATATGTGGCCACTACCTCTATAGGTTTCCCAAGAGACATGATTCGGAAGGTCAAGAAGGCAACTGAAGTCATGGGCCCTACCTACATCCATGCCCATGCTCCGTGTACAACAGGCTGGGGTTTTGATACTTCAAAGACCCTGGAGATTGCTAAACTTGCAGTTGAAACCTGTCTCTGGCCCATGTATGAAATGGAAAACGGGGAAATTACCCAGGTCAGGAAAATTAAGAACCCAAGGCCGGTCGAAGAATATCTGAGAGTCCAGAAAAGGTTCAAACACCTGTTCACCATGGTAGGCGGTGAAGACGAAATAAAGAAGATTCAGGCCATGGCGGACTGGAATATAAAACATTTCGGACTTCAGTGA
- a CDS encoding phosphoribosyltransferase has translation MRLSRILARKIKTSGYMPDLIVAIGRGGYVPGRLVSDFLLFNDLTSMKIEHYSRAADMQEEARIKFPIPVDITGKKILIIDDVTDTGETLHLAVDYLLNLKPESVRTAVLQHKICSNFTPDFYAQKVLKWRWIIYPWARYEDLAGFAEKIIQNRTLDISQIIVEFKQRYELDLKETELLKILDDLTERGELESTKQDKRKLWSLKQ, from the coding sequence TTGCGGCTTTCCAGAATTCTTGCCCGAAAAATCAAAACTTCTGGCTATATGCCTGACTTGATTGTTGCCATAGGGAGAGGAGGCTATGTGCCTGGAAGGCTGGTTTCCGATTTTTTACTCTTCAATGACCTTACCTCAATGAAGATTGAACACTATTCAAGAGCTGCGGATATGCAGGAAGAAGCAAGAATAAAATTCCCTATTCCTGTGGATATAACAGGAAAAAAAATCTTGATTATCGATGACGTAACCGATACAGGAGAGACACTTCATCTTGCAGTAGATTACCTTTTAAACCTGAAGCCTGAATCTGTCAGGACTGCAGTGCTCCAGCATAAAATCTGCTCGAATTTCACGCCTGATTTTTATGCCCAGAAGGTTCTCAAATGGCGCTGGATCATTTACCCCTGGGCCAGGTATGAGGATCTGGCAGGGTTTGCGGAAAAAATTATCCAGAACAGAACCCTTGATATCTCTCAAATTATAGTTGAGTTTAAGCAGAGGTATGAGCTGGATCTCAAGGAAACCGAACTTCTCAAAATTCTAGACGATCTGACTGAAAGAGGTGAGCTTGAAAGCACAAAACAGGATAAAAGAAAGTTATGGAGCCTCAAGCAATAG
- a CDS encoding ammonium transporter, translating into MERLKKLSIVTFILLIALVSPALAATSDQNAASIEEIKTTLTFMWLLLASGLVFFMHAGFSLVETGLTRSKNTANILMKNFMTVVLGILVYWAVGWGIMYGADAAGLIGTNQFFLAGADNATWNSWFFQMVFAATGATIVSGAMAERTNFKAYLVYCIMMVAVIYPIYGHWVWSGADMALLSGADSPIVKAIGVASHDFAGSGVVHSIGGYSALAGVILVGARIGRFKNGKPIPIPGHNLTITFLGTLILALGWLGFNGGSTLNANDPYMNLVVVNTFLAAAAGALMVMIITWVKTGKPDPSLTANGLLGGLVAVTAPCGSISNWAALVIGLVAGIIIYVGVMFNENKLKLDDPVGAIAVHGYCGSWGLISVGLFSIGMGNGILADATYAAAVPGLFYGGGISLLLIQLVSVLVTMVWGFGISYIIFKILDAVIGLRVSEEEEIMGLDISEHGIRAYPEYLMREE; encoded by the coding sequence TATCGATAGTTACGTTTATTTTACTTATAGCACTGGTTTCACCAGCCCTTGCAGCAACGTCCGATCAAAATGCCGCGTCGATTGAGGAAATAAAGACTACACTAACGTTTATGTGGCTGTTACTGGCAAGTGGACTGGTATTCTTTATGCATGCAGGTTTCTCGCTTGTGGAAACTGGGCTTACGAGAAGTAAAAATACCGCCAACATTCTGATGAAAAACTTCATGACTGTTGTCCTGGGTATTCTCGTCTACTGGGCTGTTGGCTGGGGCATAATGTATGGAGCTGATGCCGCAGGTCTAATAGGAACCAATCAATTCTTCCTGGCAGGCGCGGACAATGCAACCTGGAACTCGTGGTTCTTCCAGATGGTTTTCGCGGCTACTGGTGCGACTATAGTTTCAGGAGCAATGGCTGAGAGAACCAACTTTAAGGCCTATCTTGTCTACTGTATCATGATGGTAGCCGTAATTTACCCTATATACGGTCACTGGGTCTGGAGCGGAGCGGATATGGCCCTCTTAAGTGGCGCCGATAGCCCAATAGTAAAAGCAATTGGAGTGGCAAGTCATGACTTTGCCGGTTCTGGAGTTGTACACTCAATAGGAGGATATTCTGCCCTTGCGGGTGTAATTCTTGTGGGCGCAAGGATAGGGAGATTTAAAAACGGAAAACCCATACCTATTCCAGGTCATAACCTGACTATTACCTTCCTGGGAACTCTTATCCTGGCTCTCGGATGGTTGGGATTCAACGGAGGAAGCACCCTCAATGCAAATGATCCTTATATGAACCTGGTAGTAGTCAATACCTTCCTTGCAGCCGCTGCAGGAGCTCTTATGGTCATGATTATTACCTGGGTAAAGACTGGAAAACCAGATCCATCCCTCACTGCAAACGGGCTTCTCGGCGGGCTTGTAGCGGTTACCGCCCCCTGTGGATCGATATCAAACTGGGCAGCCCTGGTGATTGGTCTTGTTGCCGGGATAATAATTTATGTAGGTGTCATGTTTAATGAAAACAAACTGAAGCTGGATGACCCTGTAGGTGCAATTGCAGTACATGGATATTGTGGAAGCTGGGGACTTATCTCTGTTGGGCTCTTTTCCATAGGGATGGGAAACGGGATTCTTGCAGATGCCACGTACGCTGCTGCAGTACCAGGACTCTTCTACGGTGGAGGAATTAGCTTACTGCTTATCCAGCTTGTATCCGTACTGGTAACCATGGTCTGGGGATTTGGTATCTCATATATAATCTTCAAAATCCTCGATGCCGTAATAGGGCTTAGAGTATCAGAAGAAGAAGAAATCATGGGCCTTGATATCAGTGAACACGGAATCAGAGCATATCCCGAATACCTGATGAGGGAGGAATAA